DNA from Deltaproteobacteria bacterium:
AGTATTGTCCATGGATGTGTAGGCGTTGATATCCCCCCCTGCGGCCTCCACGGTGGAGGCAATCTCACCGACCTTTCGGGTGGCGGTTCCTTTAAAGAGCATGTGCTCGAAAAGGTGAGCAATGCCTTCCTTCCCTTTCGGCTCATCTCTGCCGCCTGCTCCCACCCACACCTGAAGTTCCGCGACTGTCTGACCGGGGTCCTCCCGGACCAGGACCTCAAGGCCGTTTGGAAGCGTCCTGGAAACAATCTCGCTGCGGTCCACGAAGGCCGCGGCGCCGGGGATGAAAATGGATGACAGAAATATGATCAGGGAAAAAGAAAAGACGGCCCCGTTTTTCAGCGGCCATGCGGAATTGAACGGTAATCTGAACCTCATGTCAAGTCCTCCGGCAAAACGGTTTGAACAACAGATCTCGTGGAATTGAAAAGCTAATTTAACACAGGGTGCACAGAGTTTCACCAGCCGTCGCTGAAGCTATGGCCGGCAGGCAGGGTAACACAGGGTTTCATGAAGTCGTCAGCCATGGGACGCCCCGAAATGTACTCTCCAGATCCCGTACATCGGACACGCATATGTCGGCATAATCCCCGTGCGGCCGTCCCACCTGGATGGCGACCATCCCTATCTCCGAAGCTCCGCGAAGATTGGCCTCCAGATCATCCACAAGGATGGTCCGCTCCAGGGCGGAGCCAGTCTCCCCCGCTGCGGCACGGTATGCCTCGGGATGCGGTTTTCCCATGTACCCTGTTTCCCTCAGATCGCAGATCCCGTCAAACACCCCGATCATGTCCATGGCATGGAGGACCCTCTCGGCGTGCAGCGCAGTGCCGTTGGTGAAAATCACTTTAGGCAGGGTAATGCGAGAGATAAACTCCCTGAGATCATGGTCCGGCCCCAACATCCCCTCAACGGGCACATCGTGGACGTAGTCCAGGTATTCGTCGGGATGAACAT
Protein-coding regions in this window:
- a CDS encoding pyrimidine 5'-nucleotidase, yielding MEPETLKERLWDAEGILFDLDNTLYPREKGVFDRINERINLFVMDLTGECVDDIRIMRKDYIGRYGTTLGGLMKHFDVHPDEYLDYVHDVPVEGMLGPDHDLREFISRITLPKVIFTNGTALHAERVLHAMDMIGVFDGICDLRETGYMGKPHPEAYRAAAGETGSALERTILVDDLEANLRGASEIGMVAIQVGRPHGDYADICVSDVRDLESTFRGVPWLTTS